The Peribacillus simplex genome contains the following window.
AATGGGTGCAATCGTGCAAACATCAAATGAATTATAGAATGGAAAAAAGCCCGTGCGTCGGACGGGCTTTTTCCCATTTAAATATCCTCAAGAATTTCTCTTACAGCCATTTGACTTTGGGTTCAGTTTTATCGATAATTCGTTTAATGTTCGCCCGATGCCGGTAAAAAATGAAAATCGTTAATATACCGATTACAATAATAAGGGCCAAATCATTTGTATGAAACACTAAACTGTATATAAGAGCAAGAAGACAAGCAATCATCGAAGAAAGCGAGACATATTTGGATATGTATAAGGTAATGAAGAATATGATGACGGCAATGACAAAAAGTAATGGTTCATAAGCAAGAATGACACCGGCAGAAGTTGCCACCGCTTTCCCGCCCCGAAAGTTTGCGAAAATGGGAAACATATGCCCAATGACGGCAAATAAGCCAGCTAGCAATAAATTCATTTC
Protein-coding sequences here:
- the plsY gene encoding glycerol-3-phosphate 1-O-acyltransferase PlsY → MLTFITILSAYLIGSIPSGLIIGKTFYKIDIREHGSKNLGGTNTFRTLGVKAGLTVTTMDILKGTLATFLPLLLGVEMNLLLAGLFAVIGHMFPIFANFRGGKAVATSAGVILAYEPLLFVIAVIIFFITLYISKYVSLSSMIACLLALIYSLVFHTNDLALIIVIGILTIFIFYRHRANIKRIIDKTEPKVKWL